From one Anopheles bellator chromosome 1, idAnoBellAS_SP24_06.2, whole genome shotgun sequence genomic stretch:
- the LOC131205864 gene encoding intermembrane lipid transfer protein Vps13, with protein MVFESIVADVLNRFVGDYVENLDKKQLKIGIWGGDVVLNNLILKQSALKELDLPVTTLYGHLGKLILKIPWKNLYSAPVEAIIENLYLLAIPNSDVRYNEEKEQRNAFEAKKAELSRIEQAKKAEEGKEKETPVADKSFAEKLTTQIVNNVQIKISNIHIRYEDTTTTGQPFAFGVTLSDLSVHTTDENWVQTLVADSVTKIYKMAQLDMLSVYMNCNTQLFQQSDPSLYKVLFEESIASKSRQLAEYRYIFGPISSGACLEMVPNPELTDVPFSSPKIKLKLCMETLAIGLTRLQFQTTMQLLEAFGRMMRAIPYRKYRPHGIGYKGNYKEWWHFAYTCVLETEVRRRRNNWLWENMMQHRKNLKLYEEAYRQQLTAKKLTPDIISRSEEYEKILDLQNIIIIRQKVSLDVEKEGKRQAEEQKSAGWFSSWWSGGAKKQEDSVAVDIKKQFEAAMTPAEKAKLFQAIGYQENDVPTELPEHYVAQKLQFQLNSLEVSIRSDVSDDSAILNRVMLLELKSVVCGVEQRPSAAAMKVSLAMHELTISGLKQGEILPIMVRSQLEGSNTLLDVSFETNPADKKCDQRVVVNSRPLQIVYDAETIIQLAKVFQTPRTATISQLTDAAAEKLVNIKERSATGLQYAIAKHPRLELNIDIMPSYVIVPRGGIFSSRESVLVLSLGKLLVQTEPRPLNRRDVQTMHSEGIGQDEILLEIIHQSYDKFVFEVRDVQAIVATVDEDWLGSLRLNTVTEMHLLEPTSFHVSAHLCVIDDDPRLPKCKIFGVLPSVNIIVTEQRVLEVLSIVSSIPFPENDEPIVPAPITKDTNLVSSSLSLLKYLDEKQAKLPKIARPVEMATALDGEIVQFIDMEIKFELNECSLTVCKSGGDAPLSSSSDIFTTPTEEFSQSPEEQVTPQTKIVAFDLPSIGATNENQQKIIAFKFKQLEMTMVQRTYDLKLALKLGAVTLDQFRWRNDKELILNVIQTPKYDCNDAYLFSVDYTNCKKSSPEFATKYESVEQEVAFGFSTLLLLLHEDGLNELIQLANDFQSRMEATTKNNKLESSGAQVPKDRIATIHEEESVATALLNAARERLPTILEDDSVLDNNAIQKVSRKRRSFVDSIKVRVTAKLEDVIVQLQNDKRSLAVLAVKNLTGSIIMKTSYTEINLRLEDIVLTDTNPATIHNKILSIIGDDALHVQVILFDTDATCDYNSDNMKIDVLMGCARIVFLNWFVASVLSFLDNFQSAQQRIKDASAAAAEAARNNVVEAYTQATRIKLNVKVKAPIIIIPVDSTSLEAVAMDFGYLSITNTFRDIDTESQHGPAIIDEMKIELKDMKLGKVGVRRAEAVCDSISLHNDEDVSYDFDTDQGSVLSPTNFTLAIKRNLSSGWYRELPEIDVSGRLKIVELNFIATDYSVIMQILSKNMTEGQNEFKKPAKLNANPNEKTRQKPSLFGITNSNIQFKRFAAKSNWTSATKKATVKPFGVDVDQLKTVESSAAKQVKIDTFLKFNFQIDSINIKLFTAPGQGLAGFEIYYLSLRGKKLTDGSLHTAVVLCDIRLDDIRPNREHMLTRLMERRVNDDGSLDEVNESQEEVCVASSPSISTPRSMINITFNMKENDMFLDVEVSSFNLVLSVDFLLKLQQFLQPEELVEQQASRVTENEQTEKLRRASVSAGANSAPQEADRQMTVIIKIEQPDIILVEKMDDVNCYALILNNEISLNVRLIGERQVIKGELKDLCLYYAEFNPERRNSTKHYVVRPCSISLNGSTPEGLGLHLSINSTEIKLSVSPAVIELMNNALQTLTAKEQAQLSESDKTVDYEELWHVKEYESDQFWFIQPDIAEDALSLESLATVEVKEEKCFIDIPSISLIVETGLATNTIPMLFIETSLQGSVANWSSDMKISSSLRLSMSYYNQTLALWEYVIEPNVIEQSNGTTTYMPWELTFNMEVDHHEDRSREPTTRMHIASRDSLEMTVTKTCLDVVQNLAKAFSEAIKREGMIMSSVQAPYVLRNDTGQDVKVNFTASDFLIHPSHLSSSHTDDLIVINQSAEETSISNCIVRSNGRLSLQPKHHCLERSILTVLDDKDMSKRMFMKVIVADTDKELTLPVYKSDKRYFPLFRKMGEEPWGLISEVKIEHGCTILVLRSIVQVHNHFTLPIDMYQFINHEKCHIGEVRAGGFLNVPLYCLYSDMKELHFSMKGYHSSAQGISWKESPNNFKLIKGLQCDPTKTFEPFYINAVRQRQEVFYEISSNHTMMSACYEIHLRPPFLLRNALPIGLTISVAGCTVRRECEITSHESLSNSSTVTGEDFLDYGEKLLRPGELLHLPTVKTSARSTSETSYIVARLVNYLDKDWSCTTEIPAQPPEFGVWTFNSYDSVEVMSLQLGVKYEHRADGLTAIVYCPFWMLNKTGLMLSYRANDENTNILYHPPEYEGPILFSFREKVFFGKKKAAVRVDNGEWSEKFSLDVAGSSGVVLCHGNNMKYEIGVNNTLTHNSLTKQIVFMPYFVLINRANFDVEVQEHLRPGDSFTKVPINGCVPLWPKTEDNRMLRVKSADLPEVTAPFKYTDVQCTLLQLRNRYGGINVDVHVTEGAVYITFSGYHPGDAPALLMNHTKEPFAFKEKGDVNGKILMPNQMVLHTWIDPAGERTIVWESGSKAPAIENDLRRDGISEFKTPSGSEIYWVSFLNGTQRVLLITDNCSIASGVHSAIHLDQVTQEVKLEIQGVGLSLVNNMKPIDLMYIGIASSGVIWEEQKKSGRFKQMKIQETILIENLYQQYLRDQEVGTVANKKYFLDGDSRNEVNFVEMKIRKSTERRLKRAFYPGLWVKIKSSSHQLQFHAKVNRIQIDNQLVDCIFPVVLAPVPPPKSVAATTEFKPFVEMSMVQRIIPHSNVKQFKYLVVLIQEFHVKVDLPFVNEIFDIISTEITETEAKQLFAKDLELQTQPLHAHVTIQSQQEVKNFYDNLHLGPLKIHVSFSMAGSESKALPGILSTILQGVGVTLTDVNDVVFRLAFFEREFQFLTQRQLVSECVTHYSGQAVKQLYVLVLGLDVIGNPYGLVVGFTKGVEDLFYEPFQGAIQGPGEFAEGLVLGVRSLFGHTVGGAAGAVSKITGAMGKGLAALTFDDDFQKKRRDALNKKPASLQEGIARSGKGLVMGVFDGVTGVFTKPISGAKEEGVEGFFKGLGKGAVGLVARPIAGVTDFASGSFDAVKRATELSDEVIRLRPPRYLHKDGIVRPYYRKEAEGCKLLRDIDKGKFAETDAYAYYEVIIDNKDVVVLTDCRIIYAIKSEMFGGWQSEWSHKWTEILSVSVLNDGIELLLRNRDKKSSLKKMFSSSGPSKKILLMSASSRRARLSAEISQLLTKVNS; from the exons atggtgttCGAAAGTATAGTGGCAGATGTGTTGAACAGATTTGTCGGTGACTATGTCGAAAACTTGGACAAAAAGCAACTAAAGATCGGCATTTGGGGTG GTGATGTCGTGCTTAACAATCTCATCCTTAAGCAAAGTGCTCTTAAGGAGCTCGACCTGCCGGTTACCACATTGTATGGACACTTGGGAAAGTTAATCTTGAAAATCCCATGGAAAAATTTATACAGTGCCCCGGTGGAAGCAATCATCGAAAATTTGTACTTGTTGGCCATCCCAAACTCGGACGTTCGTTACAATGAAGAAAAGGAGCAACGAAATGCCTTTGAGGCAAAGAAGGCTGAACTATCTCGGATTGAACAGGCCAAGAAAGCCGaagaagggaaagaaaaagaaactcctGTTGCAGACAAGTCATTTGCGGAAAAACTGACGACGCAGATTGTGAACAATGTACAGATTAAAATATCCAATATACATATCAGATATGAAGACACAACAACCACTGGCCAGCCATTTGCCTTTGGCGTAACTCTGAGTGATCTGAGCGTTCACACCACGGATGAAAATTGGGTTCAAACCTTAGTAGCTGACTCGGTGACAAAAATCTATAAAATGGCCCAGTTGGATATGCTGTCGGTTTACATGAACTGTAACACGCAGTTGTTCCAGCAATCCGATCCATCGTTGTACAAAGTACTGTTTGAGGAATCGATTGCCTCTAAATCCAGACAACTGGCGGAGTATCGTTACATTTTTGGACCCATCAGTTCGGGAGCGTGTCTGGAAATGGTACCAAACCCAGAACTAACAGATGTACCATTCTCTTCGCCGAAAATTAAGCTCAAGCTTTGCATGGAAACACTCGCCATTGGCCTTACACGTTTGCAGTTTCAGACAACGATGCAACTACTGGAGGCATTCGGCCGGATGATGCGTGCGATTCCATACAGAAAGTACCGACCTCATGGAATTGGATACAAGGGAAACTACAAAGAATGGTGGCACTTTGCGTACACCTGCGTACTAGAAACTGAGGTTCGAAGACGCCGCAATAATTGGCTGTGGGAAAATATGATGCAGCAtcgaaaaaatttaaagctGTACGAAGAAGCCTATCGTCAACAACTAACAGCGAAAAAGTTAACCCCGGACATCATCAGTCGTAGTGAAGAGTATGAAAAAATACTTGACCtgcaaaacatcatcattattcGACAGAAAGTATCGCTGGATGTGGAGAAAGAAGGCAAACGACAAGCGGAAGAACAGAAGTCCGCTGGTTGGTTCAGTTCCTGGTGGAGCGgtggagcgaaaaaacaaGAGGATTCCGTTGCGGTGGATATAA aaaaacaattcgaAGCAGCTATGACGCCGGCTGAGAAGGCCAAATTGTTTCAAGCCATTGGTTATCAGGAAAATGATGTTCCGACTGAGCTCCCAGAGCATTACGTCGCTCAAAAGCTTCAGTTCCAGCTGAATTCCTTGGAGGTTTCGATCAGAAGTGATGTATCTGATGACAGCGCAATTTTGAATCGTGTAATGTTATTAGAATTGAAAAGCGTCGTTTGTGGGGTAGAACAACGTCCATCTGCAGCTGCAATGAA AGTATCTTTGGCCATGCATGAACTAACTATCTCAGGTCTTAAGCAAGGCGAAATCTTGCCGATAATGGTAAGATCACAATTAGAAGGTTCGAATACGTTGCTCGATGTATCGTTCGAAACTAATCCTGCCGACAAGAAGTGTGACCAGCGGGTTGTGGTAAACTCTCGACCATTGCAAATAGTTTACGACGCGGAAACCATAATACAGTTGGCCAAAGTATTTCAAACTCCGCGCACGGCAACAATTTCGCA aTTAACAGATGCTGCTGCAGAAAAGCTAGTCAACATCAAAGAACGCTCCGCTACAGGATTGCAGTACGCGATTGCAAAGCATCCGCGCCTGGAGCTTAATATTGACATTATGCCGAGCTATGTCATAGTTCCTCGTGGCGgaattttttcttcccgagaATCCGTTTTAGTTCTTAGCTTAGGCAAGCTCTTGGTTCAAACCGAACCTCGTCCGTTGAATCGCAGAGATGTACAAACTATGCATAGCGAGGGCATCGGACAGGATGAAATTCTATTGGAAATCATACACCAGAGTTATGATAAATTTGTGTTCGAGGTGCGCGACGTACAAGCGATAGTTGCCACTGTTGATGAGGACTGGCTTGGATCTCTGCGATTGAACACCGTCACCGAGATGCACCTGTTGGAGCCAACATCTTTTCACGTATCTGCACACTTGTGCGTTATCGATGACGATCCCCGGTTGCCGAAGTGTAAAATTTTTGGCGTGCTACCTTCGGTTAACATTATCGTAACTGAACAGCGCGTGCTGGAAGTTTTGTCCATAGTAAGCAGCATACCGTTTCCGGAAAATGACGAACCGATCGTGCCAGCGCCCATTACCAAAGACACAAATTTGGTCAGTTCCAGCTTGTCATTGTTGAAATATTTGGACGAAAAACAAGCCAAACTGCCAAAAATTGCACGTCCAGTTGAAATGGCGACTGCACTCGACGGTGAAATTGTTCAGTTCATTGATATGGAAATTAAGTTTGAGCTAAATG aaTGCTCGCTAACTGTTTGTAAAAGCGGAGGCGACGCTCCGCTCAGCAGCTCCTCGGATATATTTACGACACCGACTGAGGAGTTTTCACAATCTCCCGAGGAACAAGTGActccacaaacaaaaattgtagCGTTTGATTTACCCAGTATAGGTGCAACTAACGAAAATCAGCAAAAAATAATTGCGTTCAAATTTAAGCAACTAGAAATGACCATGGTACAGCGTACTTACGACCTCAAGCTTGCTTTAAAACTCGGTGCAGTAACATTGGATCAGTTCCGTTGGCGCAACGACAAAGAACTGATTTTGAACGTTATTCAGACTCCGAAGTATGACTGCAACGATGCCTATTTATTTTCGGTGGATTACACAAAC TGTAAAAAGAGCAGCCCAGAATTCGCTACCAAGTACGAATCAGTGGAACAGGAAGTGGCGTTCGGCTTCTCTACACTACTGTTGTTGCTTCACGAAGATGGACTAAATGAGTTGATTCAGCTTGCAAACGACTTCCAATCCCGGATGGAGGCAACAACAAAGAATAACAAATTGGAGTCTTCTGGAGCACAGGTTCCAAAAGATCGTATTGCTACTATtcacgaagaagaaagtgtTGCAACAGCACTTTTAAATGCCGCTCGCGAAAGATTACCAACAATATTGGAAGACGATAGTGTGTTGGACAACAATGCGATCCAAAAAG TATCTCGCAAACGTCGATCATTTGTAGATAGCATCAAGGTTAGAGTCACGGCAAAGTTGGAAGATGTTATTGTTCAACTGCAAAATGATAAACGTTCGCTGGCAGTGCTTGCA GTTAAAAATCTCaccggcagcataattatgaAAACATCCTACACGGAGATAAACTTGCGACTGGAAGATATTGTTTTAACCGATACAAATCCGGCAACAATACACAATAAGATATTGTCCATCATAGGCGACGACGCTTTGCACGTGCAAGTTATCCTGTTCGATACGGACGCTACTTGCGACTACAACTCAGATAATATGAAAATTGATGTTCTTATGGGTTGCGCAAGAATTGTGTTTCTCAACTGGTTCGTAGCATCGGTACTATCATTCTTGGATAACTTTCAGTCGGCTCAACAGCGCATCAAGGATGCtagtgcagctgcagcagaaGCGGCCCGAAATAATGTAGTCGAAGCATACACTCAAGCCACGCGCATAAAGCTGAACGTCAAAGTAAAAGCACCCATCATTATTATACCCGTTGATTCGACTAGCTTAGAAGCAGTGGCCATGGATTTTGGTTATTTGAGCATCACAAACACCTTCCGTGATATTGATACGGAGAGTCAGCACGGCCCGGCGATAATTGACGAAATGAAGATCGAACTGAAAGACATGAAGTTGGGCAAAGTCGGTGTTCGCCGCGCTGAGGCAGTATGCGATTCGATTTCATTACACAACGATGAAGATGTCAGTTATGATTTTGACACAGACCAGGGGTCCGTACTTAGTCCGACCAATTTTACATTGGCTATAAAACGTAATCTATCTTCTGGCTGGTATCGGGAGCTTCCTGAAATTGACGTGTCCGGTCGCTTGAAGATAGTCGAG CTCAACTTTATAGCTACTGACTATTCTGTGATCATGCAAATTTTATCAAAGAATATGACCGAAGGTCAGAATGAATTCAAAAAGCCAGCAAAATTAAACGCGAATCCGAATGAAAAAAC CAGACAGAAACCATCTTTATTTGGGATAACTAATTCAAACATTCAATTCAAACGTTTTGCAGCTAAATCGAATTGGACTTCGGCTACCAAGAAAGCAACGGTAAAGCCATTCGGTGTAGATGTGGATCAATTGAAAACCGTGGAGAGTTCGGCAGCAAAGCAAGTGAAGATTGATACATTCCTCAAGTTCAATTTCCAAATTGACAGCATCAATATCAAACTTTTTACTG CACCCGGCCAAGGATTAGCGGGATTCGAAATATACTACTTGTCTCTCCGCGGGAAAAAACTCACTGACGGTAGCCTGCATACAGCCGTAGTGCTTTGCGATATCCGGCTCGATGACATCCGACCGAATCGTGAGCATATGCTTACCAGACTGATGGAACGTCGGGTTAATGATGACGGTTCATTGGATGAGGTTAATGAATCACAAGAAGAAGTCTGTGTGGCTAGTTCTCCGTCTATTTCCACTCCTCGCTCAATGATTAACATCACATTCAACATGAAGGAAAATGATATGTTTTTGGATGTTGAAGTATCCAGCTTCAATCTGGTTCTATCGGTAGactttttgttaaaattgCAGCAGTTTCTCCAACCAGAGGAGTTGGTTGAACAACAAGCTTCACGTGTGACTGAAAATGAACAAACGGAAAAACTACGCCGCGCAAGTGTGTCTGCCGGAGCGAACAGTGCGCCGCAAGAAGCTGACAGACAAATGACCGTGATAATCAAAATTGAGCAACCCGACATAATACTTGTGGAAAAGATGGACGACGTCAACTGTTATGCGTTGATCTTGAACAACGAAATATCTTTGAATGTGCGTTTGATTGGCGAACGGCAAGTTATTAAGGGTGAACTGAAGGATTTGTGCTTATACTACGCTGAATTCAACCCCGAGCGACGCAACTCCACAAAACATTACGTCGTGCGTCCATGTTCAATCAGCCTTAACGGATCTACACCGGAAGGATTAGGACTTCATCTTAGCATCAATTCGACAGAAATCAAACTATCGGTTTCACCTGCTGTTATTGAACTAATGAACAATGCACTTCAAACGCTAACCGCCAAAGAACAGGCTCAGTTGAGCGAGTCTGATAAAACTGTTGACTATGAAGAACTATGGCACGTGAAAGAATATGAGTCGGATCAGTTTTGGTTTATTCAGCCTGATATAGCAGAAGACGCGCTCAGCCTAGAATCATTAGCTACTGTGGAAGTGAAGGAGGAGAAGTGTTTCATTGACATACCATCGATATCGTTGATCGTAGAAACTGGGCTGGCAACCAACACGATTCCGATGCTTTTTATCGAAACCAGCTTGCAGGGATCCGTTGCAAATTGGAGTTCAGATATGAAGATAAGCAGCTCCTTGCGTTTGAGTATGTCGTACTACAATCAAACGCTAGCTTTATGGGAATACGTGATCGAACCTAACGTTATCGAGCAATCCAACGGAACTACTACGTACATGCCATGGGAGCTGACATTCAACATGGAAGTTGATCACCACGAAGATCGATCTCGGGAACCGACAACCAGGATGCACATCGCTTCGAGAGATAGTTTAGAGATGACCGTAACGAAGACATGCTTGGATGTAGTGCAAAATCTGGCAAAAGCGTTTTCAGAGGCCATCAAACGGGAAGGCATGATTATGTCCAGTGTACAGGCGCCTTATGTGTTGCGTAACGATACCGGTCAAGACGTAAAGGTGAATTTTACTGCCAGCGATTTCCTGATTCATCCATCGCATCTTAGTTCATCGCATACCGATGACTTGATTGTAATTAACCAGTCAGCAGAAGAGACTTCGATAAGCAATTgcatcgttcgttcgaatgGACGTTTGAGCTTGCAGCCCAAGCATCACTGCTTGGAACGGTCGATCCTAACGGTATTGGATGATAAAGACATGAGCAAACGCATGTTTATGAAAGTAATCGTCGCTGACACAGACAAAGAACTAACATTACCGGTTTACAAGTCAGACAAACGCTACTTCCCCTTGTTTCGTAAAATGGGCGAAGAACCGTGGGGCCTTATATCAGAGGTGAAAATCGAGCATGGTTGCACAATTCTGGTGTTGCGTAGCATTGTACAAGTGCATAATCACTTCACTCTGCCGATAGACATGTATCAGTTTATCAACCACGAAAAGTGTCACATTGGTGAAGTTCGTGCAGGAGGATTCTTAAATGTTCCGTTATACTGCTTGTACAGTGACATGAAAGAGTTGCACTTTTCAATGAAAGGATATCACTCCTCAGCCCAAGGAATAAGTTGGAAGGAATCACCCAATAACTTCAAGCTTATAAAAGGTTTGCAATGTGATCCAACCAAAACGTTTGAGCCGTTCTACATTAAT GCAGTACGACAACGACAAGAAGTGTTTTATGAAATATCATCGAATCATACGATGATGAGTGCGTGTTACGAAATTCACTTACGGCCTCCATTTTTGTTGAGGAACGCCCTTCCCATCGGTCTAACAATCTCCGTTGCCGGGTGCACTGTTCGACGCGAGTGCGAAATTACTAGTCATGAAAGTCTTTCGAATTCTTCAACTGTGACTGGAGAAGACTTTTTGGATTACGGCGAAAAGTTATTGCGACCGGGAGAACTGCTTCATTTACCAACCGTTAAAACGTCCGCACGTTCCACCAGTGAAACGTCGTATATTGTTGCTAGA ctTGTTAACTACTTGGATAAAGATTGGTCATGTACCACAGAAATACCAGCTCAACCACCAGAATTTGGTGTTTGGACATTCAATTCTTATGATTCTGTAGAAGTTATGTCTCTACAATTGGGTGTAAA ATACGAACATCGTGCAGACGGATTAACTGCGATCGTTTACTGTCCGTTCTGGATGTTGAATAAGACTGGATTAATGTTGAGTTACCGG GCCAATGACGAAAATACAAACATTCTCTACCACCCCCCGGAGTACGAAGGaccaattttattttctttccggGAGAAAGTGTTTTTCGGAAAGAAGAAAGCTGCGGTGCGGGTCGATAATGGCGAGtggagtgaaaagttttccctaGATGTGGCCGGCTCGAGTGGTGTGGTGTTGTGCCACGGAAACAACATGAAGTACGAAATTGGCGTAAACAACACCTTGACTCACAATTCGCTCACGAAGCAGATTGTGTTTATGCCGTACTTTGTTCTAATTAATCGAGCAAACTTTGATGTCGAGGTGCAGGAACATCTTCGGCCTGGTGATTCCTTCACAAAAGTGCCCATAAATGGTTGCGTAccgctttggccaaaaaccGAAGACAATCGTATGCTAAGAGTAAAGAGTGCAGATCTGCCTGAGGTGACGGCTCCGTTCAAGTACACAGATGTGCAGTGCACGTTATTGCAGTTGCGTAACCGGTATGGTGGCATTAACGTGGATGTGCATGTTACGGAAGGAGCAGTCTATATTACGTTTAGTGGCTACCATCCAGGGGATGCTCCAGCGCTGCTAATGAATCATACGAAAGAACCGTTCGCTTTCAAAGAAAAAGGTGACGTAAACGGTAAGATACTAATGCCGAATCAAATGGTTCTCCACACATGGATTGATCCAGCTGGTGAACGTACAATCGTGTGGGAGAGTGGATCCAAAGCACCGGCCATCGAGAATGATTTGAGACGAGATGGCATCAGCGAATTCAAGACGCCCAGCGGTAGCGAAATTTACTGGGTGTCGTTCTTAAATGGCACGCAACGTGTTCTGTTGATAACGGATAATTGCAGCATAGCATCTGGTGTTCACAGTGCTATCCACCTCGACCAGGTGACGCAAGAGGTGAAACTGGAGATACAAGGCGTTGGACTTTCGCTCGTGAACAATATGAAACCAATAGACCTGATGTACATCGGTATTGCCAGCTCCGGGGTCATATgggaagagcaaaaaaagtCTGGCCGTTTCAAGCAAATGAAGATACAGGAAACGATCCTCATAGAAAATCTTTACCAGCAGTATTTACGTGACCAAGAGGTTGGCACAGTGGCAAACAAGAAGTACTTTCTCGATGGTGATTCTCGTAATGAGGTAAACTttgtggaaatgaaaatacgAAAGTCTACCGAACGACGCTTGAAACGAGCCTTTTACCCTGGGCTGTGGGTTAAAATTAAGTCGTCCAGCCATCAGCTGCAGTTTCACGCCAAGGTAAACCGCATTCAAATTGATAACCAACTGGTGGACTGCATCTTTCCTGTGGTCCTAGCGCcagtgccaccaccgaagaGTGTGGCCGCAACTACGGAGTTTAAGCCATTCGTTGAGATGAGCATGGTTCAGCGAATAATTCCACATTCGAACGTGAAGCAATTCAAGTACCTAGTTGTGCTTATTCAAGAATTTCACGTAAAAGTCGATCTACCgtttgtgaatgaaattttcgACATTATTAGCACTGAGAtcaccgaaacggaagcg AAACAACTGTTCGCAAAGGATTTAGAATTGCAAACACAACCATTGCACGCGCACGTCACAATTCAGTCGCAACAAGAAGTGAAGAACTTCTACGATAATTTGCACCTGGGCCCGCTAAAGATACACGTTAGCTTTTCCATGGCCGGGTCTGAATCAAAGGCGTTACCTGGCATTTTGTCGACTATACTTCAGGGCGTCGGAGTAACGCTAACGGACGTCAACGATGTGGTCTTTCGGCTGGCTTTCTTCGAGCGTGAATTTCAGTTCCTTACACAGCGTCAACTTGTCTCTGAATGCGTAACCCATTACAGTGGGCAGGCAGTAAAGCAACTGTACGTGCTGGTATTGGGACTGGATGTCATCGGAAATCCGTACGGTTTGGTAGTCGGTTTTACCAAAGGTGTAGAAGACTTGTTCTACGAGCCGTTTCAGGGTGCCATACAAGGACCTGGAGAATTTGCTGAGGGACTGGTGCTTGGCGTAAGGTCTCTTTTCGGACACACTGTGGGTGGTGCAGCGGGTGCTGTTTCAAA GATTACTGGAGCCATGGGCAAAGGATTAGCAGCGTTGACATTCGATGACGACTTCCAGAAAAAAAGACGTGATGCGTTGAACAAAAAACCCGCTAGTCTTCAGGAAGGAATAGCCCGCAGCGGTAAAGGACTGGTGATGGGCGTGTTCGATGGTGTGACGGGAGTTTTCACGAAGCCCATAAGTGGCGCCAAAGAAGAAGGCGTAGAGGGCTTTTTCAAAGGCCTCGGAAAGGGTGCCGTTGGGCTGGTGGCTCGCCCGATTGCCGGTGTAACTGACTTTGCAAGTGGCAGTTTTGATGCAGTAAAACGGGCCACAGAGTTATCGGATGAAGTCATTCGATTGCGTCCACCTCGTTATCTGCATAAGGATGGCATTGTGAGACCATACTACCGCAAAGAAGCGGAAGGATGCAAGTTGCTGAG AGATATTGATAAAGGCAAGTTCGCCGAAACGGACGCATATGCGTACTACGAAGTGATCATTGACAATAAGGATGTTGTTGTACTAACCGACTGCCGAATTATCTACGCCATCAAGAGTGAAATGTTTGGAGGATGGCAG tcCGAGTGGTCTCATAAGTGGACGGAAATATTGAGTGTCTCTGTGCTGAATGATGGCATTGAGCTGTTACTGCGCAATCGTGATAAAAAGTCGTCgctgaaaaaaatgtttagCTCGTCAGGACCCAGCAAAAAGATTCTCCTCATGTCGGCATCCTCTAGGCGTGCTCGACTGAGCGCAGAGATCAGTCAGCTACTAACGAAAGTAAATTCGTAA